DNA sequence from the Maribacter dokdonensis DSW-8 genome:
TTTGGGCAATTTTCCTTTTAATTGCGGGCACATACCTTATACGTTTCATTAATAAAATGATCCGAAAATTCTTCGCCAGAAAAGATTATGATCTTGCCCTAGAATCATTTTTACAAAGCTTTATCAGCATTGCTTTAAAAATTATTCTGTTCGTATTGGTCATTACCCAGTTGGGAGTACAGACAACATCTTTGGTAGCAATACTTGCATCGGCAGGTTTAGCTATTGGTTTAGCATTACAAGGTTCTTTAGCCAATTTTGCGGGCGGAGTGCTCATACTATTGTTCAAACCATTTAAGATAGGAGACTTTATTTCTGCCCAAGGAGTAGACGGAACAGTAAAGGAGATATCAATCTTCACCACCAAAGTAAGTACATTTGGAAATCAGATTGCCATTATACCCAATGGACAACTATCCAATAATACCATTACCAATTATAATGCTCTGGATACCAGAAGAGATAAAATTGATGTAGGTATTGGCTATAGTTCCAACATTAAAGAAGCAAAGGAAATTCTTTTAGCGATTTGTAATGATCGCGATACCATACACAAAACCCCAGCCCCTGAAGTATATGTTGGTGAATTAGGTGATAGTTCGGTAAATCTTACCTTACGTTTTTGGGCGAACAATGCAGATTTTTGGGCCGCACACTTCTACGTTATGGAAGAAATAAAATATCGATTTGATGCTGCCGGAATTGAAATTCCGTTCCCTCAACGTGTTATTACACAAATGAAAGGTTAACAACATAATGAATACCATTAAAGAAGCCCTTGAAACATCAAGGGCTTTTTTTTATGCCTTTGTCTTTTTGGTCTGAAGCACAAAATCTTTTAAATAATATGGTTCAAAATAAGCTACGTCTTCAAAATTAGACGCATTGAATTTAGCAAAAGATAGGCTAGCCATTTCTTTAGCGGATGGCACAACATCACAATGATAAATTATCTTCTCGTCGGTAAAAAGTTCTTTAATCTTCTCTGCACCACTTCCTAGGAAATGAACAGTATTAGCTTTTATGAACTCGTTAAATGAGTTTTCATCAACAATTTCCGCTTTCGTTTCCCTAATTTCATTACCTAGTGAATCAAACACTGCAGAATACACTTCCATACGCCTTGCATCTAAAACAGGTATCAACACCTCATCTTCTTTAATTTTAATTTGCGTGGCCATACTCTTTAAAGTAGAAACCGATATCAAGGGTATACCTAAAGCGTAGCACAAGCCTTTTGCGGCAGAAACCCCAATTCGCAGTCCTGTATAAGACCCCGGACCTTTACTAACCGCTACAGCTTCTAAATCTGCCATTTTTAGAGAAGCTTTTTGCAATACCTCTTCAATAAATAAATGTAACTTTTCTGCATGCGAATAGTTTGCAGAATTCAATTCCTTTATTGCTAGTATTTCTCCGTTTTCAGCAACACAGACAGAGCAATTTGTAGATGATGTCTCTAGGTTTAATAGTATTCCCATAATGCAAAGGTATTACATATAATGAAAAAGCCCGTAACACTAGAATGCTACAGGCTTATTAATCATAAATTACTTTTACCTATTTTAAAGAAATTGGAATACCAAAATAGAATTCTAATATTTTTAATCTGAAAATATAATCATATTTTGTTCTAATCACCTCTGCTTCAGCATTATCTACTCGTGCCTGAGCTTGACTAAAATCAAAGGAATTCATTAAACCTACATCAAATCGCTCTTTTGAATACTGATACGCAAGACTTCTGGCCTCCAAGGTTTTTTGGGCCGCTTCATAAGCTTTATAAAAACTGGTTACATCTACATATGCCTGATTTACATCAGTCTCTAATTGCAGTTTGGTTCTTTCATACTCAATCTGGGCCAAGTCAACACTTATTTGAGATCGCTTGATATTATTTCTAACGCTCCACCCATTGAAAATAGGAATATTCATTTGCGCCCCATATGAAATACCATCATTAATATAGAGCTGGTCTTTAAATGGAATTGCCTCACCTGTAAAAGGATCATTGTTTTGATCCGAATATCTAGTGTTATAGTTAATGAACGCACCCACCGTAGGATATTTTTCTCCTTTTGCTATTTCTAAATCTTTTTGAGCCAGCTCTACACCGGACATTGCCAACTTTATATCATTTCTAAAAGTCAATGCGGTATTGAAAATAACCTTCGCTGAATTATTTAAAATATCAGATGGCGGAATATCAAACTCCTCTTCGGCAATTTCAAAACTCTCATAGTCGGTTATACTAAGTAACTGTGCTAAATTTAACTTGGAAATCAATATCAAATTCTGGGCATTGATTATCTGTTGTTCTTGACCTGCAGCAGTTGCTTCAATTTCCAACAAATCGCCACGAGCCACTACACCGGATTCCACCAATTCCTTGGTACGCTTTAAATCTTGTTCAGTAACCGCCAACTGTGCTTTAAAAACCTTTAAGGATTCCTTATTGGATAGCACCTGTAAATAAGCGTTGGCAACATTAAGTTTGATATCATCTTTTATATCGTCTAAACGATATTGATTGGCAATACTGTTCAGCTTTGCTCTTTCTATTCTATTAAAATTTCTAAGTCCATCAAACAAAGTAACGGACGAGGTCATATTACCTGAAGCAGAAAAAATTGTTGCCGAAACTAAGTTGTTTGTAGTAGGATCTAAAGCAAGACCTGTATTTGCCGAAGCACTTATAGAGCCATTTAAATTTGGCAGAAGTGCTCCAATTGCATCAGACTTATCAATTTTAGCATTCTCAAGATCTAATTGATATTGCTCTACCGTTAGGTTATTTTCTATAGCATAGGCAACACATTCTTGCAAGGTCCATTTCTTTTGTTGTGCCGTACCTATTACAACAGAAAATAATAGTAGTAATCCCGTGATTTTTACTTTCATGTTCTTCTTTTTTAAACCAACCAATAATAGGTTGTTCGATTCGTTTTTTGATTTGATTGATTATTCTTAGTCCTCATTTGGCGCATCGCCATTACTCTTGGCTTCAAGCTTGTTCCAAATTTTTATTTTAGAATTTTCATCTATACCAGAGATTATTTCCACGTCTATACCATCACTAACCCCAAGTTCAAGTTCTCTTTTTTCAAACTCATTCTCCCCTATTTCAATCTCTACATAAGGTTTGTTGGTTTCTTTATCAAATTGCAACAAAGCTTCTTTAATAGAAAGCACGTCTTTTTTCTCTTCTAAAACTATTGCAGCATTTGCACTATAGCCAGCCCTAATATTTGTACTATCCGATACAGCTAAATCTCCCTCTATCCTAAATTGAACAGCACCTTCTTCCTCAACTCCCTTGGGAGCTATGAATTTTAATTTGGCATTGAATTTTTCATCTTGTAATGCTCCCATGCTAATCTCTAAAGGCATACCAACTTTAAGTTTACCTACTTCAGCCTCATCTACCTCACCTTCAAATATCATTTTAGACATATCGGCAATAAAGGCAATGGTAGTACCATCGTTAAAATTGTTACTTTCAATAACCTGATCGCCTTCTTCTACAGGAATTTCCAATAATGTACCGGTTACAGTTGCTCTAATATTCGTATTGGCACTTGAGGACCCACCGGCTGAACCAACTCTAATAATTTGGTAATCTGCCTGCGCATTTTGCAACTCTTGCGTAGCTTGATCAAACTGCAGTTGCAATGCATTGAAATCCTGACTGGAAATCACACCTTTATCAAATAAGGATTTGTTACGGTCATACTCTATCTTGGTATTGTTCAACGCTATTTTTGCATTATTGACCCTACCGCGAGCCTGGTTCAAAGATTGCTCATTTGGAACTACCTTAATAGTCGCAATCAAATCTCCCGCTTTTACTTGAACACCTTCTTCCAAGTACACCTTTTGAATAATTCCCGAAATTTGAGGCTTGATCTCAATTTCATCTTGCGGGATTACCTTTCCGGTAACAACAACCTTATTGGTAATATCTCTTTTTTCAACGGTTTCCGTTTCATATGTTTTTAAAGGAGTGCTATTCTTCTTTAGAAAATAGACTACCGCAGCCAGTATACCTATAACTGCTATTCCTATTAATGCGTACTTTACATACTTGTTCATGCTCAACTATTTGATTGTTATTTACTTTTATTATTTGGTCTGTTACTCTTCTCTTAGTGCGTCTATTGGTTTAATTCTAATGGCTCTGTTCGCAGGTATTAAACCTATTAAAACACTTAACCCTACCATTAAAATAAAAGAACCTATAAACTGGGGAATATTGATCATTAGGTTATAAAATGGCATATCGCTATTCTCGCCTATCATATTATTTGCCAATGCTAAAAAGCCTATTGCAATGGCAAAACCAACAAACCCTGCGAATACCGTAATTACTATTGACTCTAAAACAATTTGTCTCTTTACCACACTTGGTGTTGCACCTAATGCACGTCTAATTCCTATTTCTTTGGTACGTTCCTTAACCGTGATCAAAAGAATATTACTAATGGCAATAACCCCGGCAAGCAATGTCAAGATCCCTACAAAAAATGACACCCCTTGTAATACACCCGTAAAGGCAGATACATTGTTAAACACTTCAGACATATCAAAACTGCCAATAGCACGTTCATCTGTAGGATTGATATCATATTTGTTCTTCAACAATCTCTTTATCTGACTTTCAACTACAGGCACCTTAGTGTCCGCCTGAACAGAAATTGCCATCCACCCCATTCTATCACCGGAACCAAAAGCTTTTTGAAATGTAGAGAACGGAATATAGACCGAATTCTCACCGTCAATATTGATATTCTGATTTGGTTTATAAATACCTACGATATTAAAGAACACCCCGTTAATACGTACATCTTCACCAATTGCATTTTCTCCTTTTTCAAATAGCAATTTATAGGTCTCTTCACCAATAACACAGACCTTTTTTGACTCGGTCATATCATTTTCGTTCAAGAACCTGCCTTCTACCAGTTTCTTTTTCATGATATCGTCAATGTTAGGGTAATCACCATAAACTGATGAACCACTTGTAAGTCCGTTTCTATATACGGTAACAACACCCCTATGACTACCCAATTCAATTCTTGGCGCTAGCACTTCTATCTCTGGAATTTGTTCTTTTAAGATTGTGGCATCTTCTAACTTGAACTGAATTCTTCGTCCTCTCTCAAAGCCTTTATAAGGTTCAGAGGTACTTTGGCTCCACACGAACAAACTGTTAGATGCGGTACCTGCAAAAATCTTTTGAAAACCGTTACTCATTCCGTTTGCTCCACCCAACAACAACACCAAAATAATCATGGCTATAATTACACCAAGCATTGTCAAAAAAGTACGAAACAAGTTCTTACCCAATGTGGCAAAAATCTCTGACCATAAATCTCTATCAAATATCCACATACTACTTATCTGTTAATGCTACAATTGGTTTCACTTTCGCCGCTTTCATTGCCGGAATCAATCCTGCAAGTACGCCCGCTACAACCAATATTACTGTGGCGGTAACTACCATAGACATACTAACCGACGGATTTGCAAAAGCCCCGGTCTTAATACTTGGACCAATTGCCGCCAATAATCCTGTTGCAATTCCTAAACCTATGAATCCGGATAAAGCGGT
Encoded proteins:
- a CDS encoding mechanosensitive ion channel family protein, producing the protein MDKITNLQEHADKAIEWIWAALPSLLWAIFLLIAGTYLIRFINKMIRKFFARKDYDLALESFLQSFISIALKIILFVLVITQLGVQTTSLVAILASAGLAIGLALQGSLANFAGGVLILLFKPFKIGDFISAQGVDGTVKEISIFTTKVSTFGNQIAIIPNGQLSNNTITNYNALDTRRDKIDVGIGYSSNIKEAKEILLAICNDRDTIHKTPAPEVYVGELGDSSVNLTLRFWANNADFWAAHFYVMEEIKYRFDAAGIEIPFPQRVITQMKG
- the tsaB gene encoding tRNA (adenosine(37)-N6)-threonylcarbamoyltransferase complex dimerization subunit type 1 TsaB translates to MGILLNLETSSTNCSVCVAENGEILAIKELNSANYSHAEKLHLFIEEVLQKASLKMADLEAVAVSKGPGSYTGLRIGVSAAKGLCYALGIPLISVSTLKSMATQIKIKEDEVLIPVLDARRMEVYSAVFDSLGNEIRETKAEIVDENSFNEFIKANTVHFLGSGAEKIKELFTDEKIIYHCDVVPSAKEMASLSFAKFNASNFEDVAYFEPYYLKDFVLQTKKTKA
- a CDS encoding TolC family protein, coding for MKVKITGLLLLFSVVIGTAQQKKWTLQECVAYAIENNLTVEQYQLDLENAKIDKSDAIGALLPNLNGSISASANTGLALDPTTNNLVSATIFSASGNMTSSVTLFDGLRNFNRIERAKLNSIANQYRLDDIKDDIKLNVANAYLQVLSNKESLKVFKAQLAVTEQDLKRTKELVESGVVARGDLLEIEATAAGQEQQIINAQNLILISKLNLAQLLSITDYESFEIAEEEFDIPPSDILNNSAKVIFNTALTFRNDIKLAMSGVELAQKDLEIAKGEKYPTVGAFINYNTRYSDQNNDPFTGEAIPFKDQLYINDGISYGAQMNIPIFNGWSVRNNIKRSQISVDLAQIEYERTKLQLETDVNQAYVDVTSFYKAYEAAQKTLEARSLAYQYSKERFDVGLMNSFDFSQAQARVDNAEAEVIRTKYDYIFRLKILEFYFGIPISLK
- a CDS encoding efflux RND transporter periplasmic adaptor subunit; amino-acid sequence: MNKYVKYALIGIAVIGILAAVVYFLKKNSTPLKTYETETVEKRDITNKVVVTGKVIPQDEIEIKPQISGIIQKVYLEEGVQVKAGDLIATIKVVPNEQSLNQARGRVNNAKIALNNTKIEYDRNKSLFDKGVISSQDFNALQLQFDQATQELQNAQADYQIIRVGSAGGSSSANTNIRATVTGTLLEIPVEEGDQVIESNNFNDGTTIAFIADMSKMIFEGEVDEAEVGKLKVGMPLEISMGALQDEKFNAKLKFIAPKGVEEEGAVQFRIEGDLAVSDSTNIRAGYSANAAIVLEEKKDVLSIKEALLQFDKETNKPYVEIEIGENEFEKRELELGVSDGIDVEIISGIDENSKIKIWNKLEAKSNGDAPNED
- a CDS encoding ABC transporter permease, whose protein sequence is MWIFDRDLWSEIFATLGKNLFRTFLTMLGVIIAMIILVLLLGGANGMSNGFQKIFAGTASNSLFVWSQSTSEPYKGFERGRRIQFKLEDATILKEQIPEIEVLAPRIELGSHRGVVTVYRNGLTSGSSVYGDYPNIDDIMKKKLVEGRFLNENDMTESKKVCVIGEETYKLLFEKGENAIGEDVRINGVFFNIVGIYKPNQNINIDGENSVYIPFSTFQKAFGSGDRMGWMAISVQADTKVPVVESQIKRLLKNKYDINPTDERAIGSFDMSEVFNNVSAFTGVLQGVSFFVGILTLLAGVIAISNILLITVKERTKEIGIRRALGATPSVVKRQIVLESIVITVFAGFVGFAIAIGFLALANNMIGENSDMPFYNLMINIPQFIGSFILMVGLSVLIGLIPANRAIRIKPIDALREE